Proteins co-encoded in one Euleptes europaea isolate rEulEur1 chromosome 1, rEulEur1.hap1, whole genome shotgun sequence genomic window:
- the LOC130478594 gene encoding retinitis pigmentosa 1-like 1 protein: MRWDQAEGALAQKRVAAGLAEGPQKRRGGSALVLMEAHVSPFLSLPKCEELQQSLTSLQIQMQHLDDLEIWKVPQEPPSEEPTGEVDEENQSPDGPETDDGPALLSSEGRSGAKSALESAPAARPHGPRSTEAEDNLPNGELQDGDLFGNECSPEEAKVEAIPKAVEKGGPPPHQGSSEAASAANPAGQSLHPGKAPAARQRKLAMEEIVIRDHLGQEVGCMDAVGQDQNSLEKEEELEGHTDSGDRRDSCGQSGPVDGVPDRKEAPGEGPPVHELGSREGPEGESSTSEDHQDPSRLLQNENSDPEGQGNGPLEMGSLAEEAGGEGVGQKEVPGQGAQETEPALALATANAPTTETEMPEQQESGAREEGRGPRRPGSQLDQTRPGAQTTSLLDQPVSPLPEDEPLALEDIPSSWHEMGKAIPQQEQELLGHEEKGSLPDSIPSLTDQLTSLPDQIVSLQEAEETPVPLRDQTPVPPEAQVSPLPGADVFLPSQDPPSADDPCESPVVLLDQIPPALQDTESSSPVGRTPASSLQEASGVLPDEIQTPLPIHTSPDLPEDEGTAQAPPTLEDQSTASQLGQAPSPQDPAKAPPEGQNSSDDPPEEKSTLAERTPSPNKAQRSPGLQDASVCPNALPSSTQETLQPLLDKAEALETPDAKEGGKARAASDGAGEITEVLGNLHAEQQPLLKEAKAAGAPPDISVGDPQPKAGVLKSPGATSRQAPNNSPRTSANTAYSRQLQTSLPRQGQDQEPSKGKRQSCQCCVLM, encoded by the exons ATGAGGTGGGACCAGGCGGAGGGGGCTCTGGCACAGAAGCGCGTGGCGGCAGGCTTGGCAGAGGGCCCGCAGAAGCGGAGGGGTGGCTCTGCGCTCGTCTTGATGGAAGCCCACGTGTCGCCATTCTTGTCTCTGCCCA AGTGTGAGGAATTACAGCAGAGTCTGACCAG CCTCCAAATTCAGATGCAGCACTTGGACGACTTAGAGATCTGGAAGGTTCCGCAGGAGCCCCCGTCAGAGGAGCCTACTGGAGAGGTGGATGAGGAGAATCAGTCCCCGGATGGCCCAGAGACG GATGACGGGCCTGCTTTGCTCTCTTCAGAGG GCAGAAGCGGGGCCAAATCCGCCCTTGAATCGGCTCCAGCAGCCCGGCCCCATGGGCCCAGGAGCACCGAGGCAGAAGATAATCTGCCAAATGGGGAGCTGCAGGACGGAG ATCTGTTTGGCAACGAATGCAGCCCCGAGGAGGCCAAAGTCGAGGCAATCCCCAAGGCTGTGGAAAAGGGGGGCCCTCCGCCGCACCAGGGGAGTTCGGAGGCTGCTTCTGCCGCCAACCCAGCCGGGCAGAGCCTGCATCCTGGCAAAGCCCCTGCTGCCCGCCAGAGGAAGCTGGCCATGGAGGAGATTGTCATCCGAGACCACCTAGGCCAAGAGGTGGGCTGCATGGATGCCGTGGGGCAGGACCAGAACTCCCTCGAGAAGGAAGAGGAGCTGGAGGGTCACACTGACTCTGGGGACAGGCGTGACAGCTGCGGCCAGTCGGGGCCTGTCGACGGTGTCCCAGATCGAAAGGAAGCCCCTGGAGAAGGCCCGCCGGTCCATGAGCTTGGCAGCCGCGAGGGCCCAGAGGGAGAGTCTTCCACTTCTGAGGATCACCAGGATCCCTCCAGGCTCCTACAGAACGAGAACAGCGATCCCGAGGGGCAAGGAAATGGACCGCTGGAGATGGGCTCTCTGGCTGAGGAAGCtggtggggagggagtggggcaGAAGGAAGTGCCAGGACAGGGTGCCCAGGAGACAGAGCCCGCCCTAGCCCTGGCCACTGCCAATGCGCCTACAACAGAAACAGAGATGCCGGAGCAGCAAGAGTCGGGGGCAAGAGAGGAAGGACGAGGACCCCGGAGACCAGGATCTCAGCTGGA CCAAACGCGCCCTGGAGCACAAACCACGTCTCTGCTAGACCAGCCCGTTTCACCTCTGCCAGAAGATGAACCATTAGCTCTAGAAGATATTCCTTCCTCTTGGCACGAAATGGGGAAAGCAATACCTCAACAGGAACAAGAACTGCTCGGGCATGAAGAGAAAGGATCCCTCCCAGACTCAATCCCTTCTTTAACCGATCAGCTGACTTCTTTGCCTGATCAAATTGTTTCCCTTCAGGAGGCTGAAGAGACCCCAGTACCCCTGCGGGACCAAACGCCAGTGCCTCCAGAGGCCCAGGTCTCTCCTTTGCCAGGGGCTGACGTCTTTCTTCCAAGCCAGGACCCACCCTCTGCGGATGACCCATGCGAGAGTCCCGTCGTTCTCCTAGACCAGATCCCACCAGCTCTCCAGGACACGGAGTCATCATCTCCAGTTGGCAGGACCCCCGCTTCTTCCCTGCAAGAGGCCTCCGGAGTTCTTCCAGATGAGATTCAGACACCCCTGCCGATCCACACCTCGCCTGACCTCCCTGAAGACGAAGGAACCGCTCAGGCTCCACCAACGTTGGAAGACCAATcgaccgcctctcagctgggacaGGCTCCGTCTCCTCAGGACCCTGCAAAGGCTCCTCCAGAAGGACAGAACTCCTCAGATGATCCTCCCGAAGAAAAGTCTACTTTGGCAGAACGAACCCCGTCCCCCAACAAAGCCCAAAGAAGTCCCGGGTTACAGGATGCGTCCGTCTGCCCCAATGCTCTGCCCTCGTCCACCCAAGAGACCCTCCAGCCACTCCTGGACAAGGCTGAAGCGCTGGAAACACCGGATGCAAAAGAAGGCGGCAAAGCCAGGGCAGCCTCAGATGGAGCAGGAGAGATCACGGAAGTCCTGGGAAATCTCCACGCTGAGCAGCAACCTCTGCTGAAGGAAGCCAAGGCGGCAGGAGCCCCTCCGGACATTTCCGTTGGAGATCCGCAACCCAAGGCTGGAGTTTTAAAGTCCCCGGGGGCCACGAGCCGGCAAGCCCCGAACAACAGCCCCCGAACCTCTGCCAACACTGCCTACTCCCGTCAGCTCCAGACCTCTCTGCCCCGCCAAGGGCAAGACCAAGAGCCGTCGAAGGGCAAACGCCAATCCTGCCAGTGCTGCGTACTCATGTGA